The following are encoded together in the Pseudidiomarina andamanensis genome:
- the argH gene encoding argininosuccinate lyase, which translates to MSLWGGRFSEPSAAEFKQFNDSLRFDYVLAPFDLQASKAWAGALQQAGLISTDENQQLQQALTALAKQVAKQPELPLQSDAEDIHSWVEAQLIEQIGATAKKLHTGRSRNDLVATDLRLFCKQFAQHLVTANLAAIENLLSFAQTYQDAMLPGYTHLQRAQPIVAGHWAMAYVSMLQRDVSRLRETIRRLDVSPLGSGALAGTTAAIDREALAHELGFRHACENSLDGVSDRDFVLDLLNAASTGMLHLSRLAEDVIFYCSGESGCFSMSDKISSGSSLMPQKKNPDLFELLRGKTGRVMGHQHAMQITLKGLPLAYNKDMQEDKEGLFDALHAYLQCLQMLAFAMPELKVNKEHAALQAALGYSNATELADYLVSKGVPFRDAHHLTGELVVKAQQQGVALEQLTLDDFKQVCDLVDNDVYATLDLAYGLQQRKAMGGTAPSAVKVAIKHAQDWLHAAEAASKHVRQARLSDVDKICELIAYWADQGENLPRDKADILQAIQSFAVAEIDDEVVGCAALYVYSTGLAEIRSLGLFPSAQGKGLGAELVAFLLWKARELGITRTIVLTRVPEFFGKLNFRLTLKEKLPEKVMKDCDLCPRKHNCDETALEYLL; encoded by the coding sequence ATGAGCTTATGGGGTGGACGGTTCAGTGAGCCAAGCGCCGCTGAATTTAAACAGTTTAATGACTCACTGCGCTTTGATTACGTGTTGGCGCCGTTTGACCTGCAAGCATCAAAAGCTTGGGCTGGTGCATTGCAACAGGCTGGTTTAATCAGCACTGATGAAAATCAGCAGTTACAGCAAGCGCTAACCGCCTTAGCGAAGCAGGTTGCGAAGCAGCCAGAATTGCCGTTGCAAAGCGATGCTGAGGATATCCACAGCTGGGTGGAAGCCCAGCTGATTGAACAAATTGGGGCAACCGCAAAGAAACTGCATACCGGTCGTAGCCGCAATGATTTGGTGGCAACGGACTTGCGTTTGTTCTGCAAGCAGTTTGCGCAGCATTTGGTGACGGCAAACCTCGCGGCCATTGAGAACTTGTTGAGTTTTGCACAAACCTACCAAGATGCCATGCTGCCGGGTTATACCCACTTGCAACGGGCGCAACCCATTGTCGCAGGGCATTGGGCGATGGCCTACGTAAGTATGCTGCAACGTGATGTCAGCCGCTTGCGTGAAACTATCCGTCGGTTGGATGTGAGCCCTCTGGGCAGTGGGGCTTTGGCTGGTACTACAGCTGCTATTGACCGAGAGGCACTCGCCCACGAATTAGGTTTCCGTCACGCCTGTGAAAATAGCCTTGACGGGGTATCTGATCGCGACTTCGTACTGGATTTATTAAATGCGGCGAGCACTGGCATGCTTCATTTATCGCGCTTAGCTGAAGACGTTATTTTTTATTGTTCAGGCGAGTCGGGCTGTTTCAGTATGAGCGACAAGATCAGCAGCGGCTCATCATTGATGCCACAGAAGAAAAATCCTGATTTGTTTGAGTTGTTACGTGGTAAGACTGGTCGCGTCATGGGTCATCAGCATGCCATGCAGATTACCCTGAAAGGGCTGCCGTTGGCGTACAACAAAGACATGCAAGAAGACAAAGAAGGCTTGTTTGATGCGTTGCATGCTTATTTGCAGTGCTTGCAGATGCTTGCTTTTGCGATGCCTGAATTGAAGGTGAATAAAGAGCACGCTGCACTTCAAGCTGCTTTGGGGTACAGCAACGCCACCGAACTGGCCGATTATCTGGTTAGTAAAGGTGTGCCGTTCCGTGATGCACACCACCTCACCGGTGAGTTAGTCGTAAAAGCCCAGCAACAAGGCGTTGCCCTTGAGCAGCTCACACTCGATGATTTTAAGCAGGTGTGTGACCTTGTCGACAACGACGTTTACGCCACGTTAGATCTTGCTTACGGTTTGCAGCAGCGCAAAGCCATGGGCGGCACTGCGCCAAGCGCCGTTAAAGTTGCGATTAAACATGCGCAAGATTGGTTGCACGCAGCAGAAGCAGCAAGCAAACATGTGCGCCAAGCACGCTTGAGCGATGTGGATAAAATTTGCGAGCTCATTGCCTATTGGGCCGACCAAGGCGAAAATTTACCGCGTGATAAAGCGGATATTCTGCAAGCGATTCAGAGTTTTGCGGTTGCTGAAATTGACGATGAGGTGGTTGGTTGTGCTGCGCTTTACGTGTACAGCACCGGTTTAGCCGAAATTCGTAGCTTGGGCTTATTCCCAAGCGCTCAAGGCAAAGGTCTTGGCGCTGAATTGGTCGCATTTTTATTGTGGAAAGCGCGAGAACTCGGCATTACGCGTACGATTGTGCTCACTCGTGTGCCGGAATTTTTCGGTAAGCTCAATTTCCGCCTGACGCTGAAAGAAAAGCTACCGGAAAAAGTCATGAAAGATTGTGACTTGTGCCCGCGCAAACATAATTGCGACGAAACCGCGTTGGAATATTTGCTTTAA
- the metJ gene encoding met regulon transcriptional regulator MetJ: MEWDGDYIYPYVEHGKKSEHVKKITVSIPTRVLKVLTDERTRRQVKNLRHATNSELLCEAFLHAFTGQPLPTDDDLRKDNPNKIPRAVREELQRRGLPIPEDISDDVE; the protein is encoded by the coding sequence ATGGAATGGGACGGCGATTATATTTACCCGTATGTTGAACACGGGAAAAAAAGCGAGCACGTGAAGAAAATCACCGTGTCAATTCCTACACGTGTACTCAAAGTACTCACTGATGAGCGAACCCGTCGCCAAGTAAAGAACCTGCGTCATGCCACCAATAGTGAATTGTTATGCGAAGCATTTTTGCATGCATTTACCGGGCAACCGCTACCAACCGATGATGACCTTCGCAAAGATAACCCCAATAAAATTCCAAGAGCGGTGCGTGAAGAATTGCAGCGTCGCGGGTTACCCATTCCTGAAGACATAAGCGACGACGTCGAATAA